Proteins from a genomic interval of Streptomyces sp. SID8374:
- a CDS encoding activator-dependent family glycosyltransferase codes for MRVLLTAFAQDAHLNGIVPLAWALRTAGHEVRVASQPGAIGSITRAGLTAVPVGEDHSMDDVIRTVGHGMLLHHLNRDYLENRPERLSTDYLRASNAILTSTFYPQINNESMIDGLVEFARFWRPDLVLWEPFTFAGAVAAKATGAAHARLLAFPDLFARTHLELRRRQAELPPELRDDPMEEWLAYTLDRHGAAFGPEVVTGQWSVDQMPAGVRMELGLPRLPMRYVPYNGPGPAVVPEWLREPPGRRRVCLTLGLTIRDTEFPNAIDLDEVLASVGDLDVEVVATLSETELAGVSKIPDNIRVVDHVAMLALLPTCSAIVHHGGAGTWATAAAYGVPQVALGWMWDAIYRAQRLEDLGAGLHLHSEGLTVDVLRDKLVRVLDDPSYREGARRLRRSMLMAPAPNEVVPAIEQLTARHRPATAGR; via the coding sequence CACCCGGGCCGGTCTGACCGCCGTGCCGGTGGGCGAGGACCACAGCATGGACGACGTCATCCGCACCGTCGGGCACGGGATGCTCCTGCACCACCTGAACCGCGACTACCTGGAAAACCGGCCCGAGCGGCTGAGCACCGACTATCTGCGGGCCTCCAACGCGATCCTGACGTCGACCTTCTACCCGCAGATCAACAACGAGTCGATGATCGACGGGCTCGTGGAGTTCGCCCGCTTCTGGCGGCCCGACCTCGTCCTCTGGGAGCCGTTCACCTTCGCCGGCGCGGTCGCCGCGAAGGCGACGGGGGCGGCACACGCCCGGCTGCTGGCCTTCCCCGACCTGTTCGCCCGCACCCATCTGGAGCTGCGTCGGCGTCAGGCGGAGCTGCCGCCGGAGCTGCGCGACGACCCGATGGAGGAGTGGCTCGCGTACACCCTCGACCGGCACGGGGCCGCCTTCGGCCCCGAGGTCGTCACCGGGCAGTGGTCGGTCGACCAGATGCCCGCGGGGGTGCGGATGGAGCTGGGCCTGCCCCGGCTGCCTATGCGGTACGTCCCGTACAACGGTCCCGGTCCGGCCGTCGTCCCGGAGTGGCTGCGCGAACCGCCGGGGCGGCGGCGGGTCTGCCTGACTCTGGGGCTGACGATCCGGGACACGGAGTTCCCGAACGCGATCGACCTCGACGAGGTGCTGGCCTCGGTCGGCGACCTGGACGTGGAGGTCGTCGCCACCCTGAGCGAGACCGAGCTGGCCGGGGTCTCCAAGATCCCGGACAACATCAGAGTGGTGGACCACGTCGCCATGCTGGCGCTGCTGCCGACCTGTTCGGCGATCGTCCACCACGGCGGCGCGGGCACCTGGGCGACGGCAGCGGCCTACGGGGTGCCGCAGGTGGCGCTCGGCTGGATGTGGGACGCCATCTACCGGGCGCAGCGCCTGGAGGACCTGGGCGCCGGGCTGCACCTGCACTCGGAGGGGCTGACCGTGGACGTGCTCCGCGACAAGCTCGTCCGGGTGCTGGACGACCCGTCCTATCGGGAGGGGGCGCGGCGGCTGCGCCGGTCGATGCTGATGGCGCCGGCCCCGAACGAAGTGGTACCGGCCATCGAGCAGTTGACAGCGCGGCACCGTCCGGCGACCGCCGGGCGCTGA